A stretch of the Osmerus eperlanus chromosome 10, fOsmEpe2.1, whole genome shotgun sequence genome encodes the following:
- the fadd gene encoding protein FADD, which translates to MTEFFSVLLQISDDLRDDNLEKMKFLCPELGKKRLEKVDSGIKLFQELMQRQALGPNNTEQLKLLLNKIHREDLAETLNNFESQCPGPQTNLPDKTEQAKLKAARKVIMAQLGRKWRTLGRRLGLTEAMLDGVVTKHRDVLEDQVAGMLCVWEKSQGAEARADDLVRALRSCDLNLTADLVGKELEKLQGE; encoded by the exons ATGACTGAATTCTTCAGCGTTTTACTGCAAATTTCAGACGATCTCCGTGATGACAATTTGGAAAAAATGAAGTTCCTTTGTCCAGAGTTAGGGAAAAAGCGTCTCGAGAAAGTTGACAGTGGCATTAAACTTTTTCAAGAATTGATGCAGCGTCAAGCACTTGGACCTAACAACACGGAACAGCTTAAATTACTTTTGAACAAAATTCATCGGGAAGATCTCGCTGAGACATTGAATAACTTTGAAAGTCAGTGTCCTGGACCACAGACAAATCTACCGGACAAAACGGAACAAG CCAAACTAAAAGCTGCAAGAAAAGTGATCATGGCCCAGCTTGGGAGGAAGTGGCGGACGTTGGGCCGGAGGCTGGGCCTGACAGAGGCCATGCTGGACGGCGTGGTCACCAAGCACCGCGACGTCCTGGAGGATCAAGTGGCAGGgatgctgtgtgtctgggagaaGAGCCAGGGTGCTGAGGCACGGGCGGATGACCTTGTACGAGCCCTTAGGAGCTGTGACCTGAACCTGACTGCTGATCTGGTGGGGAAGGAACTGGAAAAGCTCCAAGGAGAAtga
- the LOC134027664 gene encoding low choriolytic enzyme-like codes for MFVFRFSWAVLALLLVSVWAEELTEDETSVELSEGLPVSVLLERANRNRVLDLGGPILVEGDIAVDSEAERNADPCTSRGCMWGKFSDGNVYVPYYISNQYSSRERSIIERGLGSFSSVSCIRFRPYRNGDRDYLSIEPRSGCSSYVGRRGGGQTVSLDRQGCLYHGTVQHELLHALGFNHEQTRSDRDKHIRIYWENIIDSYKFAYDKIATLNQGTPYDYNSVMQYHRYAFSKNNKPTMVPIPNGNLAFGEATEMSRNDIIRLTTLYKC; via the exons ATGTTTGTGTTTAGATTCTCCTGGGCTGTCCTGGCCCTGCTGCTGGTCTCTGTCTGGGCCGAGGAGCTCACCGAG GACGAGACTTCTGTCGAACTGTCAGAGggcctgcctgtgtctgtgctgctggaGAGAGCCAATAGAAATAGGG TCCTTGACCTGGGTGGACCTATCCTGGTTGAGGGTGACATCGCTGTGGACTCCGAGGCTGAGAGGAACGCCGACCCTTGCACCTCCCGTGGCTGCATGTGGGGAAAGTTTAGCGACGGAAATGTCTACGTTCCCTACTACATCTCCAACCAGTACT CCTCCAGGGAGAGGTCCATCATTGAGAGAGGTCTCGGGTccttctcctccgtctcctgcATACGCTTCAGACCTTACCGCAACGGTGACAGGGACTACCTCAGCATTGAGCCGCGTAGCGG GTGCTCCTCCTATGTTGGTCGTCGTGGTGGTGGCCAGACTGTGTCTCTGGATCGCCAGGGCTGCCTGTACCATGGCACGGTTCAGCACGAGCTTCTGCACGCCCTGGGCTTCAACCACGAGCAGACCCGCTCTGACAGGGACAAACACATTAGGATCTACTGGGAAAACATCATAGATA GTTACAAGTTTGCCTATGACAAGATCGCCACTCTGAACCAGGGCACTCCCTATGACTACAACTCAGTGATGCAGTACCATAG GTATGCCTTCTCCAAAAACAACAAACCCACCATGGTGCCCATCCCCAACGGAAACCTGGCCTTTGGTGAAGCCACTGAGATGAGCAGGAATGACATCATCAGGCTCACCACACTGTACAAGTGCT AA
- the LOC134027668 gene encoding hatching enzyme 1.2-like, giving the protein MFVFRFSWAVLALLLVSVWAEELTEVEDQSEELSVSQLLERANRNRNPEIDEPFLIGGDIAVKSEAEKNADPCTSSGCLWRKWTDGKVYVPYYITNQFSSRERSIIERGLESFSSVSCIRFRPYQNGDSEYLSIESRDGCYSFVGRQGGAQTVSLARSGCLYHGTVQHELLHALGFNHEQTRSDRDNHIRVLLQNVQSDMRYNFNKIATLNQGTPYDYNSVMQYERYAFSMNGQPTMVPYPNSNVSFGKATQMSQNDITRINKLYQC; this is encoded by the exons ATGTTTGTGTTTAGATTCTCCTGGGCTGTCCTGGCCCTGCTGCTGGTCTCTGTCTGGGCCGAGGAGCTCACCGAGGTAG aggaccaatcagaggaACTCTCTGTGTCCCAGCTGCTGGAGAGAGCCAATAGGAACAGGA ACCCTGAAATTGATGAGCCTTTCCTGATTGGTGGCGACATTGCCGTTAAATCCGAGGCTGAGAAGAATGCCGACCCCTGCACCTCCAGTGGCTGCCTGTGGAGGAAGTGGACTGATGGAAAGGTCTACGTTCCCTACTACATCACCAACCAGTTCT ccTCCAGGGAGAGGTCCATCATTGAGAGAGGTCTGGAGTccttctcctccgtctcctgtATCCGCTTCAGACCTTACCAGAATGGCGACTCTGAGTACCTCAGCATCGAGTCCCGCGATGG GTGCTACTCCTTTGTTGGCCGCCAGGGTGGTGCGCAGACTGTGTCTCTGGCTCGCAGCGGCTGCCTGTACCACGGCACTGTTCAGCACGAGCTTCTGCACGCCCTGGGCTTCAACCACGAGCAGACCCGCTCTGACAGGGACAACCACATTAGGGTGTTGCTGCAGAACGTCCAGTCTG ACATGAGGTACAACTTCAACAAGATTGCCACTCTGAACCAGGGAACTCCCTATGACTACAACTCTGTGATGCAGTAtgagag GTATGCCTTCTCTATGAATGGACAGCCCACCATGGTGCCCTACCCCAACAGCAATGTCTCCTTCGGCAAGGCCACCCAGATGAGCCAGAACGACATCACCAGGATAAACAAACTCTACCAGTGCT aa
- the LOC134027669 gene encoding hatching enzyme 1.2-like has product MFVFRFSWAVLALLLVSVWAEELTEVEDQSEELSVSQLLERANRNRNPEIDEPFLIGGDIAVKSEAEKNADPCTSSGCLWRKWTDGKVYVPYYITNQFSSRERSIIERGLESFSSVSCIRFRPYQNGDSEFLSIESRDGCYSFVGRQGGAQTVSLARSGCLYHGTVQHELLHALGFNHEQTRSDRDNHIRVVLQNVQSGMEHNFRKIATLNQGTSYDYGSVMQYHRTAFSKNGQPTMVPIPNSNVAFGQAKEMSRNDKARLNTLYKC; this is encoded by the exons ATGTTTGTGTTTAGATTCTCCTGGGCTGTCCTGGCCCTGCTGCTGGTCTCTGTCTGGGCCGAGGAGCTCACCGAGGTAG aggaccaatcagaggaACTCTCTGTGTCCCAGCTGCTGGAGAGAGCCAATAGGAACAGGA ACCCTGAAATTGATGAGCCTTTCCTGATTGGTGGCGACATTGCTGTTAAATCCGAGGCTGAGAAGAATGCCGACCCCTGCACCTCCAGTGGCTGCCTGTGGAGGAAGTGGACTGATGGAAAGGTCTACGTTCCCTACTACATCACCAACCAGTTCT ccTCCAGGGAGAGGTCCATCATTGAGAGAGGTCTGGAGTccttctcctccgtctcctgtATCCGCTTCAGACCTTACCAGAATGGCGACTCTGAGTTCCTCAGCATCGAGTCCCGCGATGG GTGCTACTCCTTTGTTGGCCGCCAGGGTGGTGCGCAGACTGTGTCTCTGGCTCGCAGCGGCTGCCTGTACCACGGCACTGTTCAGCACGAGCTTCTGCACGCTCTGGGCTTCAACCACGAGCAGACCCGCTCTGACAGGGACAACCACATTAGGGTGGTGCTGCAGAACGTCCAGTCTG GCATGGAGCACAACTTCAGGAAGATCGCCACCCTGAACCAGGGCACCTCCTATGACTATGGCTCCGTCATGCAGTACCACAG GACTGCCTTCTCTAAGAACGGCCAGCCCACCATGGTTCCCATCCCCAACAGCAACGTTGCCTTTGGACAGGCCAAAGAGATGAGCAGGAATGACAAGGCCAGGCTCAACACGCTGTACAAGTGCT AA
- the LOC134027665 gene encoding high choriolytic enzyme 2-like isoform X1, whose product MLHIVRKCKESPNFCSFAESVEDQSDDMSVSALLERANENLTPDLDMPILMDGDIAVESEAERNADPCTSRGCMWGKWTDGKVYIPYAISNQYSSRERSIIERGLESFSSFSCIRFRPRRNDDRDYLSIQSKNGCYSFVGRRGNAQELSLARSGCLYHGTVQHELLHALGFNHEQTRSDRDNHIRVVLQNVQSGMEHNFRKIATLNQGTSYDYGSVMQYHRTAFSKNGQPTMVPIPNSNVAFGQAKEMSRNDKARLNTLYKC is encoded by the exons ATGTTGCACATAGTAAGGAAGTGTAAAGAGAGCCCTAACTTCTGTTCCTTTGCAGAGAGTGTGGAGGACCAATCAGATGATATGTCTGTGTCTGCCCTGCTGGAGAGAGCCAATGAGAATCTGA CCCCTGACCTGGATATGCCTATCCTGATGGACGGTGACATCGCTGTGGAATCCGAGGCTGAGAGGAACGCCGACCCCTGCACCTCCCGTGGCTGCATGTGGGGAAAGTGGACCGACGGAAAGGTCTACATTCCCTACGCCATCTCCAATCAGTACT ctTCCAGGGAGAGGTCCATCATTGAGAGAGGTCTggagtccttctcctccttctcctgtatCCGCTTCAGACCCCGTCGCAACGATGACAGGGACTACCTCAGCATCCAGTCTAAGAATGG CTGCTACTCCTTCGTTGGTCGTCGCGGTAATGCTCAGGAGTTGTCTCTGGCTCGCAGCGGCTGCCTGTACCACGGCACTGTTCAGCACGAGCTTCTGCACGCTCTGGGCTTCAACCACGAGCAGACCCGCTCTGACAGGGACAACCACATTAGGGTGGTGCTGCAGAACGTCCAGTCTG GCATGGAGCACAACTTCAGGAAGATCGCCACCCTGAACCAGGGCACCTCCTATGACTATGGCTCCGTCATGCAGTACCACAG GACTGCCTTCTCTAAGAACGGCCAGCCCACCATGGTTCCCATCCCCAACAGCAACGTTGCCTTTGGACAGGCCAAAGAGATGAGCAGGAATGACAAGGCCAGGCTCAACACGCTGTACAAGTGCT AA
- the LOC134027665 gene encoding hatching enzyme 1.2-like isoform X2 — protein sequence MSAFKFTLLTLLLVSACWAEEEVYHPVYLCASVEDQSDDMSVSALLERANENLTPDLDMPILMDGDIAVESEAERNADPCTSRGCMWGKWTDGKVYIPYAISNQYSSRERSIIERGLESFSSFSCIRFRPRRNDDRDYLSIQSKNGCYSFVGRRGNAQELSLARSGCLYHGTVQHELLHALGFNHEQTRSDRDNHIRVVLQNVQSGMEHNFRKIATLNQGTSYDYGSVMQYHRTAFSKNGQPTMVPIPNSNVAFGQAKEMSRNDKARLNTLYKC from the exons aTGTCTGCCTTCAAGTTCACCCTTCTGACCCTGCTGCTGGTGTCTGCCTgctgggcagaggaggaggtatACCACCCAGTCTACCTATGTGCC AGTGTGGAGGACCAATCAGATGATATGTCTGTGTCTGCCCTGCTGGAGAGAGCCAATGAGAATCTGA CCCCTGACCTGGATATGCCTATCCTGATGGACGGTGACATCGCTGTGGAATCCGAGGCTGAGAGGAACGCCGACCCCTGCACCTCCCGTGGCTGCATGTGGGGAAAGTGGACCGACGGAAAGGTCTACATTCCCTACGCCATCTCCAATCAGTACT ctTCCAGGGAGAGGTCCATCATTGAGAGAGGTCTggagtccttctcctccttctcctgtatCCGCTTCAGACCCCGTCGCAACGATGACAGGGACTACCTCAGCATCCAGTCTAAGAATGG CTGCTACTCCTTCGTTGGTCGTCGCGGTAATGCTCAGGAGTTGTCTCTGGCTCGCAGCGGCTGCCTGTACCACGGCACTGTTCAGCACGAGCTTCTGCACGCTCTGGGCTTCAACCACGAGCAGACCCGCTCTGACAGGGACAACCACATTAGGGTGGTGCTGCAGAACGTCCAGTCTG GCATGGAGCACAACTTCAGGAAGATCGCCACCCTGAACCAGGGCACCTCCTATGACTATGGCTCCGTCATGCAGTACCACAG GACTGCCTTCTCTAAGAACGGCCAGCCCACCATGGTTCCCATCCCCAACAGCAACGTTGCCTTTGGACAGGCCAAAGAGATGAGCAGGAATGACAAGGCCAGGCTCAACACGCTGTACAAGTGCT AA
- the LOC134027663 gene encoding low choriolytic enzyme-like isoform X2: MSPLCVFAILSALLCSTQGYYIKALFEESSEEEVNSIEADEFAVSTLLERANIHVGEGLDEPLVMYGDIAVKTGLQNADPCTARGCKWPKAADGNVYVPFTISNVYSSPERSVILDSLNSFAASSCVRFIPKTTQRDFVDIQCLSGCYSYVGRRGSGQVVSLARNGCVHHSVIQHELLHVLGFDHEQTRSDRDLHVRILLENVEPGQEHNFDKINTNNLGTPYDYNSVMHYSRFAFSRNRQPTIIPIPDNNVVIGRATQMSPTDIMRINLLYSCNRTRFDSVEE, from the exons ATGTCACCTCTCTGTGTTTTTGccatcctctctgctctcctgtgcTCCACTCAGGGATACTATATAAAG GCTTTGTTTGAAGAAAGCTCAGAGGAAGAAG TCAACAGCATAGAAGCTGATGAATTTGCTGTCTCAACCCTACTGGAGAGAGCCAATATCCATGTTG ggGAGGGACTGGATGAGCCATTGGTCATGTATGGAGACATTGCAGTGAAGACAGGACTGCAAAATGCTGATCCTTGCACGGCGCGTGGCTGCAAGTGGCCCAAGGCTGCTGACGGCAATGTCTATGTGCCCTTCACCATCTCCAATGTCTACT cATCCCCGGAGAGATCTGTCATCCTGGATAGTCTCAACTCCTTCGCCGCCTCCTCGTGTGTCCGCTTCATCCCCAAGACAACACAGAGGGACTTTGTGGACATCCAGTGTCTCTCAGG ATGTTACTCGTATGTGGGTCGCCGTGGGTCTGGTCAGGTGGTGTCTCTGGCTCGGAATGGGTGTGTGCACCATTCCGTGATCCAGCATGAACTGCTACACGTCCTGGGCTTCGACCACGAGCAGACCCGCTCTGACCGTGATCTGCATGTCCGTATACTCTTGGAAAATGTCGAACCCG GACAAGAACACAACTTTGATAAGATCAACACCAACAACCTGGGTACTCCGTATGACTATAATTCTGTCATGCACTACAGCAG GTTTGCCTTCTCCAGGAACAGACAACCCACCATCATTCCCATTCCAGATAACAATGTGGTCATTGGCCGGGCCACTCAAATGAGCCCTACAGACATCATGCGCATCAACCTCCTCTACAGCTGCA aTCGCACCAGGTTTGACTCAGTAGAAGAGTAG